In Iodobacter fluviatilis, one DNA window encodes the following:
- a CDS encoding disulfide bond formation protein B, translating into MLIFIAWLIAASGTLGALFFGEVMGLPPCTLCWYQRIFMFPLAIFLPLALFPTDTKVARYALPLALIGLGFAVFHWHLQLGLISPSASPCAQGSSCSEIEAEWLGFLTIPLMSVCAFALISISLFATLIQGKK; encoded by the coding sequence ATGCTTATTTTTATTGCATGGCTGATTGCCGCCAGCGGCACACTCGGTGCTTTATTTTTTGGCGAAGTGATGGGACTTCCCCCCTGCACCCTGTGCTGGTATCAGCGAATTTTTATGTTTCCGCTGGCCATCTTCCTGCCGCTGGCGCTGTTTCCAACAGACACTAAAGTCGCCCGCTATGCCTTGCCTTTAGCGCTGATCGGCCTTGGATTTGCAGTTTTCCACTGGCATTTACAGCTGGGCCTGATTTCGCCCTCTGCCAGCCCTTGCGCCCAAGGCTCATCCTGCTCTGAAATCGAAGCCGAATGGCTGGGCTTTCTGACTATTCCACTGATGTCGGTCTGCGCCTTTGCGCTGATCAGTATTTCTTTATTCGCTACATTAATTCAGGGTAAGAAATGA